Genomic segment of Scardovia inopinata JCM 12537:
ATGAGAGAACTTGGAATCAACCAGAACAATCTGAGCTACTGCTTTGGTAGCAGGTGCAGCGTTGCCCATAGCTATACCCAAATCAGCCTCTTTTAAGGCCAGGGCATCATTCACCCCATCTCCAGTCATAGCAACTGTATGCCCGGTCAGGTGCAGGGCCTGGACTATAGCCTTCTTCTGTTCGGGCAGAACCCTGCCTAAAACATCAATGTCTTCCAGCTGGCCTGCCATGGTGGCAGGATCGTCAGAGAGGTTGCGGGCATCCATGTAACGGGGAAGGGAATCTCCTGTAAGCCCGACTTTGGCAGCAATGGCAGATACTGTTGCCGGATTATCACCGGAAATCACCCGGCATCTGACCCCCTGCTGCCTGAACCAGAGCAAAGTCTGCCGAGCATCCGGCCGAATAGATTCGGAGCAGACAACCAGTGCCGAAGGAACAAGGCTGGATGCTATATCTTCCGGCCCTGCATTCGACTTGTCTGCCCGAGCAAAAAGAAGAACCCTGCTCCCCTGTTCGGTCAGCTTCTCAATTTTCTGACGCAGCTGAGAAAAATCATCTGGGAATGCAGCCAAAAGAATCTCGGGAGCCCCAAAATACCAGCGCTGTGCCTGACTATCAGTAAGAGAGCTCCATTTACGGACAGATGAAAAAGGTGTACGTTGGCAGACCGTCAATTCCTGCCCCTGTGACAAGGCCAGGCTGCTTTTTCCTTCCTCTGACCGGCCTTCTGCTGCCGCCTTGTTCTTGAAATATTCCAGAACAGCCTTACCAGTTGCATTGGGAGATTCCTCACTGCATACATTCCACAAGGCCCAATCAAGCCTGCGGTGATCAAAAATGGGGGCACCGTGAGTTTTTGCAGATCCGGCATTTCCCTCCGCAAACTCATCATCCAAATAAATTATCTGATCACAGGCAATACCCCCATCGGTAATAGTACCAGTCTTATCGCAGTTTAGAGCATCTACCCGGGCCAGGGTCTCTACCGCATCAAGCTCCTGGACCAAGGTATTCTGCCTGGCCAATCTCATAGCTGCAATAGCGAAATTCAGAGAAGTCAGCAAGACTAAGCCTTCAGGAATCATCCCCACTACGCCGGAAACTGCGGAAACATCAGCATCCCTCCAGGCTCCTGTTGCCACAGCCGCCTGCAATCCCCCAAAAACCCTCATCTGGCTGAAAGCCAGGAGGAAAACCATGGGAATTCCCACCAGGGTCATAACCCGAAGAATTTTGTTAATTCCATCGTTCAGATCAGAATGTGTTTTGCTGAATTTTTTTACCTGCTCGGTCAGCCGAGCTGCATAACTGTGGGCACCTACAGCAGTGACGGTGATCAAAGCCAGTCCGGAGATAGCTGTGCTGCCTGACTGAACCTGATCTCCAGGATTTTTTCTGACCGTCCTTGACTCACCGGTCAGCATGGATTCATCCAGTTCCAGCCCATAATTTTCCAAAACAGTTCCATCAGCAGGGACCTGTTCACCTGACCGAATCCAGAGTAAATCATCCAGGACAATGTCCTGTCGGGATATTTCCTGATCCTTCCCAGACCGGTGAACGGCATATGTATCCTGCACCAAAATAGACAGCTTGTCCAGAGTTCGCTTAGATTTGACTTCGCTGAAAATTCCAATGCCCGTGTTGATAATCAGGACAAAACCAAAAAGGGCGTCCTTCCACCTGCCGGTTATGAGAACGAGAATCATGGCAGTAAAAATAATAGCGTTAAAAAGGGTGAAAACATTAGCCCTGATAATCTGGCTTATGGGTCTGGACGTTCTCTCTTCAAGAACATTGTTCTTCCCCTCCTCCACCCGCTGGGCAACTCCTTCAGGGGAAAGACCCGATCGATTCGTTTTAGGAAGAGCACGAGTCGTCTTTTCTGGACCCGATGAGGCCTTTGACGATGGCTGATCATTTTGCTGCAAATCCGTCATTGCTCCCTATCACTTGACAATGAGCCATTTACTGATTCACTACCGGTTGGTAATGCTTACACGATGCTGTACATGAGTGTAGCATGCGGAGTATCATCAACAACTGTTGTGATAACTGCCAGAGGCTCCATAGTCTTCTTCCCGGCAAGGCCGGGCGCTTTCGACCTTTTCTTCCTATCAGCCTGATTCAGATTTTTTTCCGGCTTCTGACCTGGCTCCTGGCCTGGTTTTTGGGAAGAAGCCCTGAGAAAGATATGCCATAAAGCCGCATAAGAGGAGGGGGAAAGGCCCCATTTTTCTGCTTGCCGTCTGCTGGTATTTACCAGGATGACGGGAGTCCGGTGTTTTCTGGCTGCTTCGAGCATAGACTTGACTGAAACAAGTGCCTCAGCTGATTCCTCCACCGCAGCCTGAGGATGAAGGACAAGTATTGTTTGATGATTTTCCAAAGCACTATCTACTTCATCTTCCTGGGCAGTAAAGTTAGATTGATCCTGAGCTTTCCCCCTTCCTCGATCAGGGCAGGACAAAGGAGAATATACTGTCCGGGCAGACGTTGTCTTTAATGCCCTGAGCAGGGCTGACATCACGGGATCCGCCTGCGAGACGCGCTGCGAAGTGCGGCTTGTTGGGTGCGAGCCAGACCCTGCTACACAGGCGCCAATGAGGCTGATATGAATGTCAGTCTCGTCCATTCCATCAACCTGTGTGTAGCCCTGACTGCCTGGATCATAGCTGTGGCCTATGGCTCGGGACTTCTTCCCCATACCCAGAGAACAAGCGGAAAGCAGGGACAAACTTACTAGGATGACCAGGGCAGCCTGAAGGAAATTCCAACAAAATCGCCTGGTCGTTCTAGAACCGGAAAGACGGAGTTCACGGCCCCAATCTGCCTTTTGCTGTTCTACGCTTAACGTCTGCACTTTTCCAGTGTATCAGTCAGTCTGTTTCGATCAGTCGGTTAAAAACACAGGTGCGTACTTATCCGTTCACTTCTGTTTACTTATTACTTAGTCTGCTTTACAGCTTCGGCTGATTTATAACTATCCAGAGCGGATGCCAAGTCTTTGTCTTTAATCGACACTTTTTGATCTTTCAGCACCTGGCTGATTACTTGCTTCATGATGGTGGAATTGCGCAGCCAAGAAGCGTATACCGTTTCAGTCAGCTCTTTCTTCCGAGACTCAAAACTACCTTTGCCCGGATTAGAGACCATTTTGATGACCTCATAGCCATCAGTCACCTTCACCGGCTCTTTGGTATACTTCCCTTTCTGCAGCTTATAAGCTGCATCCTTAAAAGTCGAATCATAGGACCGGTCTGTTGATAGGAAGCTGATTTTCCCACCCTCGTCCTTACTAGAAGTATCGAGAGAATAAGTTTTCGCTAAGCTGGCAAAATCCTTGCCGGCATTAAGCTGAGCAATGACAGACCTGGCCGTTGCTTCATCCTGGGTAAGGATATGCTGAACTGTTACCTGGGGATGGTAAGTTTTCCAGGCATCTTTAAGCTGAGCCTGGCTGGGCTTTTTCAGTTTCTTTAAGGCAACCTCACTCAAAAGGTTAGTCCTGATCCCGCGTTTAAAAGAAGCTTTTGTGTAATTATTCTGGCTTAAGTATGCAGAGAATCCACTCCCATATTGCTTCTTATATTTTTCATAGGCTTTATCTAC
This window contains:
- a CDS encoding HAD-IC family P-type ATPase; protein product: MTDLQQNDQPSSKASSGPEKTTRALPKTNRSGLSPEGVAQRVEEGKNNVLEERTSRPISQIIRANVFTLFNAIIFTAMILVLITGRWKDALFGFVLIINTGIGIFSEVKSKRTLDKLSILVQDTYAVHRSGKDQEISRQDIVLDDLLWIRSGEQVPADGTVLENYGLELDESMLTGESRTVRKNPGDQVQSGSTAISGLALITVTAVGAHSYAARLTEQVKKFSKTHSDLNDGINKILRVMTLVGIPMVFLLAFSQMRVFGGLQAAVATGAWRDADVSAVSGVVGMIPEGLVLLTSLNFAIAAMRLARQNTLVQELDAVETLARVDALNCDKTGTITDGGIACDQIIYLDDEFAEGNAGSAKTHGAPIFDHRRLDWALWNVCSEESPNATGKAVLEYFKNKAAAEGRSEEGKSSLALSQGQELTVCQRTPFSSVRKWSSLTDSQAQRWYFGAPEILLAAFPDDFSQLRQKIEKLTEQGSRVLLFARADKSNAGPEDIASSLVPSALVVCSESIRPDARQTLLWFRQQGVRCRVISGDNPATVSAIAAKVGLTGDSLPRYMDARNLSDDPATMAGQLEDIDVLGRVLPEQKKAIVQALHLTGHTVAMTGDGVNDALALKEADLGIAMGNAAPATKAVAQIVLVDSKFSHLPSVVARGRQVMANMERVASLFLVKTIYSVLISLGVVLSFIPFPYLPRHITYIGALTIGIPAFILALAPNSRRYVPGFLHRVLAFAFPGGIAAGGAVLLTAWIVPALMGWTYRGDDLSQLRTVCSIVLFAVSIAVLARVARPLRSWRGILVLVFFAAGVLGGFIPYVAHFFEIHIPLGRSAVITAVAAACGLLLLAAAYAIQEWISHFLADRQKSRSSDSARAVD
- a CDS encoding peptidylprolyl isomerase PrsA, whose amino-acid sequence is MKNKKVRFAALIGLIASSSLMLGACGGANTTVATYSGGDVSQESFYQELKESPSSKTILANLLIYRALDQAYGKSVTDKQVDKAYEKYKKQYGSGFSAYLSQNNYTKASFKRGIRTNLLSEVALKKLKKPSQAQLKDAWKTYHPQVTVQHILTQDEATARSVIAQLNAGKDFASLAKTYSLDTSSKDEGGKISFLSTDRSYDSTFKDAAYKLQKGKYTKEPVKVTDGYEVIKMVSNPGKGSFESRKKELTETVYASWLRNSTIMKQVISQVLKDQKVSIKDKDLASALDSYKSAEAVKQTK